In Pedobacter sp. W3I1, one DNA window encodes the following:
- a CDS encoding D-glycerate dehydrogenase translates to MKVFISGNIASVGIKKLEENHISITQWKENRQITAEELIKACQGQDGLISVGPNKINAAFLKACSHLKVIALHSVGYDQVDVAAAKGLNIPIGNTPGVLSGATADTAFLLMLAVSRKAFFSHKKIIKGEWKNYEPSPELGIEVNGKTLGVFGLGKIGLEMAKKCIGAYQMEVIYHNRSRNEEAEKEIGAKYVSFEELLAQSDVLSVHTALTPETKDKFTLDVFKQMKPNSIFINTARGGIHNEKDLIQALEEKIIWGAGLDVTNPEPMDKNNPLLAMENVAVLPHIGSATEETRAAMAQIIVKNVLAGLKGEKLPYEVG, encoded by the coding sequence ATGAAAGTATTTATAAGCGGCAACATTGCTTCAGTTGGAATAAAAAAACTGGAAGAAAACCATATATCCATCACACAATGGAAAGAAAACCGACAGATTACAGCCGAAGAACTGATTAAGGCTTGCCAGGGTCAGGACGGCTTGATCAGTGTTGGGCCAAATAAAATTAATGCCGCATTTTTAAAAGCATGTAGCCATTTAAAAGTAATTGCGCTGCATTCGGTAGGCTATGATCAGGTAGATGTAGCTGCGGCTAAGGGCTTAAATATCCCTATCGGGAATACACCTGGTGTTTTGAGTGGGGCAACTGCCGATACTGCTTTTTTATTGATGCTTGCTGTATCTCGAAAAGCCTTTTTCTCACACAAAAAAATCATTAAAGGCGAGTGGAAAAACTATGAGCCCTCACCCGAACTTGGAATTGAGGTAAACGGCAAAACCCTCGGTGTTTTTGGCCTGGGGAAAATCGGATTAGAGATGGCCAAAAAATGTATTGGTGCCTACCAAATGGAGGTAATTTATCACAACCGATCGCGGAACGAGGAGGCTGAAAAAGAAATCGGCGCCAAATATGTTTCGTTTGAAGAACTTTTGGCACAAAGTGATGTATTATCCGTACACACCGCGTTAACACCCGAAACTAAGGATAAATTTACGCTGGATGTTTTTAAGCAGATGAAACCCAACTCGATTTTCATTAATACGGCCAGGGGTGGTATTCACAATGAAAAAGATTTGATCCAGGCGCTTGAAGAAAAGATCATTTGGGGAGCAGGTTTGGATGTAACTAACCCAGAACCGATGGATAAAAATAATCCCTTGTTAGCTATGGAAAACGTTGCTGTTTTACCACACATTGGCTCAGCTACCGAAGAAACCAGAGCAGCCATGGCCCAGATTATTGTTAAAAATGTTTTGGCTGGTTTAAAAGGAGAGAAGTTGCCGTATGAGGTGGGGTAA
- a CDS encoding nitroreductase family protein, protein MSLIDALNWRYAVKKMNGQPVEQEKVDKIIAAAHLAPTSSGLQPFKVIVVTNQELKEKIAPIAFNQSQIIDSSHLLIFAANENYTEEGIDAVFSRMNAERGLPENTTDAYKAQLKGMILSKTAEENFNHAARQAYIGFGIAIAEAALLKVDATPMEGFNGPALDELLGLDKKGLKSVTLLPLGNRDETGDWLVNLKKVRAPKEEFLIELK, encoded by the coding sequence ATGAGCTTAATAGATGCCCTAAACTGGCGTTATGCCGTTAAGAAAATGAACGGTCAACCTGTTGAACAAGAAAAGGTTGATAAAATTATTGCTGCAGCACATTTGGCACCAACATCATCAGGTTTACAGCCATTTAAAGTGATTGTAGTGACCAACCAGGAATTAAAAGAGAAAATTGCACCGATTGCCTTTAATCAATCACAAATTATCGATTCTTCGCATTTATTAATTTTTGCAGCCAATGAAAATTATACAGAAGAGGGTATTGATGCCGTTTTTAGCAGAATGAATGCGGAACGCGGTTTGCCTGAAAATACAACTGATGCCTACAAAGCACAATTAAAAGGCATGATCTTATCAAAAACGGCAGAAGAAAACTTCAACCATGCTGCCCGTCAGGCTTATATTGGTTTCGGTATTGCTATTGCAGAAGCAGCTTTGTTAAAAGTTGATGCTACACCAATGGAAGGCTTTAATGGCCCTGCTTTAGATGAACTTTTAGGTTTAGATAAAAAAGGTTTAAAAAGTGTTACCCTGTTGCCATTAGGAAACAGAGATGAAACCGGCGATTGGTTGGTGAATCTTAAAAAAGTGCGTGCACCAAAAGAAGAATTCTTAATCGAATTAAAATAA
- a CDS encoding endonuclease/exonuclease/phosphatase family protein, giving the protein MATKKKKYSFLDKLLLPIAVALAIAMVLGVIAGNMDPRKHAIIAFFGLAYPFVLFINIIFLVWWFLSKKWIFAIATVLVIALGAKTLKATFAIGGDEGGVEKAENSIRMMTYNVHSFKLYGEDNTESVKEKMLQVVKDQNPDIICFQEFFTRYKGAFDTVDSLKVLLNTKYYYFVPTNKNDYEATGLAIFSKFPIKDSGKIPFVEGFPGNMSIYTDLNIKGKILRVYNVHFQSISFEKQDYEYLDKVKEMNTELQPSKRILRMLKSAFLKRSGQVDIMKKEMATCKTPYLIAGDFNDTPASYVVTQITAGLNNSFIKKGNGFGKTYNGKFPNFQIDYIATSKELEVLNYKITQAKLSDHFPVRSDLRFVP; this is encoded by the coding sequence ATGGCCACTAAAAAGAAGAAATATAGTTTTTTAGATAAACTCCTTTTGCCCATTGCTGTTGCATTGGCAATTGCGATGGTATTGGGCGTTATTGCCGGAAATATGGATCCCAGAAAACATGCTATTATTGCCTTTTTCGGGCTGGCCTACCCCTTTGTCCTATTTATCAATATTATCTTCCTGGTTTGGTGGTTTTTAAGCAAAAAATGGATTTTTGCAATCGCTACCGTTCTGGTTATCGCACTTGGCGCTAAAACTTTAAAAGCAACATTCGCCATTGGAGGCGATGAAGGTGGCGTGGAAAAGGCAGAAAACAGCATCAGAATGATGACCTATAACGTGCATAGCTTTAAATTATATGGCGAAGACAATACTGAATCGGTAAAAGAAAAAATGCTTCAGGTGGTAAAAGATCAAAATCCCGATATCATCTGTTTCCAGGAATTTTTTACCCGTTATAAAGGTGCTTTCGATACTGTTGATAGCCTAAAAGTGCTGTTAAACACAAAATATTATTACTTCGTTCCCACCAATAAAAATGATTACGAAGCTACGGGCTTAGCTATATTTTCTAAATTCCCCATTAAAGATTCTGGCAAAATTCCTTTTGTTGAAGGTTTCCCGGGTAACATGAGTATTTATACCGACCTTAATATCAAAGGAAAAATCTTAAGGGTCTACAATGTGCATTTTCAATCCATTTCTTTTGAAAAACAGGATTACGAATACCTGGATAAGGTGAAGGAAATGAATACCGAACTCCAGCCATCAAAACGTATTTTAAGGATGTTGAAAAGTGCCTTTTTAAAACGTAGCGGCCAGGTAGATATTATGAAAAAGGAAATGGCAACCTGTAAAACACCCTACCTTATTGCAGGCGACTTTAACGATACGCCTGCGTCTTATGTAGTTACCCAGATTACCGCCGGATTAAACAATAGTTTTATAAAAAAAGGGAACGGTTTCGGTAAAACCTATAATGGCAAATTTCCTAATTTCCAGATTGATTATATTGCCACTTCTAAAGAACTTGAGGTATTAAATTATAAAATTACCCAGGCCAAATTATCCGATCACTTTCCGGTACGCAGCGACCTTAGGTTTGTGCCTTAA
- a CDS encoding Ig-like domain-containing protein — MKIFRLSFIILSLLSALSFSSSAQTDTISINSIIAKTNKVLSDYPAEKIYLHFDKPYYAVADTVWFKAYVTENQNFLSAISKIIYVDVINQKDSLIQTLKLPITGGFAYGSFPLDQINYKQGNYHIRAYTLWMLNSEDPAYFNKTFYVGEAIDKEVKTHITYKNTSTDKLEKIDARVQFKDANNKPYANKNVSWQVLTSYTVIAKGRGTTDANGYLTITMSNAQKAEYQLQKGILITSINTTDKDVASSSFQLKNAIISKDFQFFPEGGSLIAGLSNKVAFKAIKSDGLGINSKGTVSDNDGKTVATFTAQHLGMGSFNLLAEAGKTYKAAVTYADGTTQNYNLPAVAANGVAVNIDNSSADNIAIKIAANDAFFEQNQGKKLYLIAQSKGVICYGAQTALSNKEYNTTVLKSKFPNGIAQFTLFNEFGKPLSERLVFVQHKNTMAVTLTSAATTYGIKKKIKINVAAKKDGAPVEGSFSVAVVDESKVPSNEDATSTILTGLLLSSDVKGYIEKANYYFNAPDAKKNADLDILLLSQGYRSFKYTDIIANKLPKIDFLPEQGIEISGILRQNNGIPVRKGALLLTIPDKRFNLETTTDPVGNFKFQNLVFNDSSKVTITAKYNVNYKNMTLSLNGAPVPTLTRNFSAAEEVLNIDSALTSYLDNSKRQYAYLHTLKDVTIKAAVVPKVSHKDYPALSGLSQMADHEVSGDRLKGCGLLINCLQGMLAGVTFADNNFYVSRDYNQGKKIPMGIFINGMNVDVNQINTLDANQIESVEVFLRDELGLVNRANNVNGVIVFNQKKAPKGTKISKAQLMDMLPKYYELTFSPQGYNKEKQFYSPKYDVPASMNRNDLRTTIYWNPKVVTDATGNSSFEYYNADGKGQYKVIIEGIDANGNLGRSVFKYLVK, encoded by the coding sequence ATGAAGATTTTTAGATTATCGTTTATCATACTGTCACTTTTATCAGCACTAAGTTTTTCTTCTTCGGCCCAAACCGACACCATTAGCATCAACAGCATCATTGCCAAAACGAATAAGGTATTGAGCGATTACCCTGCTGAAAAAATTTATCTTCATTTTGACAAACCATATTATGCAGTAGCCGATACGGTTTGGTTTAAAGCTTACGTTACCGAAAACCAAAATTTTTTATCCGCAATTAGTAAGATTATTTATGTGGATGTAATCAATCAGAAAGATTCGCTTATCCAAACCTTAAAATTGCCCATTACCGGTGGTTTTGCTTATGGCAGTTTCCCCTTAGACCAGATTAACTATAAACAAGGTAATTACCACATCAGGGCTTATACTTTATGGATGTTGAACAGTGAAGATCCTGCTTATTTTAACAAGACTTTTTATGTAGGCGAAGCGATTGACAAGGAAGTAAAAACCCATATCACTTATAAAAATACCTCTACTGATAAGTTAGAAAAAATTGATGCACGTGTACAATTTAAAGATGCCAATAATAAACCTTACGCCAATAAAAATGTAAGCTGGCAAGTGCTTACCAGTTATACGGTTATTGCCAAAGGAAGGGGCACAACAGATGCCAACGGGTATTTAACAATAACCATGAGCAATGCACAAAAGGCAGAATATCAGTTACAAAAAGGCATACTGATTACCAGCATTAATACTACTGATAAAGATGTGGCCAGCAGTAGCTTTCAACTCAAAAATGCTATTATAAGCAAAGATTTTCAGTTTTTCCCGGAAGGCGGAAGTTTAATTGCCGGCTTAAGCAACAAAGTAGCCTTTAAAGCCATTAAAAGTGATGGTTTAGGCATTAACTCAAAAGGTACGGTAAGCGATAACGACGGCAAAACTGTTGCTACTTTTACTGCTCAGCATTTAGGAATGGGCAGTTTCAACTTATTGGCCGAAGCTGGAAAAACCTACAAAGCAGCTGTTACTTATGCCGATGGTACCACTCAAAATTATAATTTGCCGGCAGTTGCCGCAAATGGTGTTGCAGTAAATATAGATAACAGCAGTGCAGATAATATAGCCATAAAAATTGCTGCCAACGATGCTTTCTTTGAGCAAAACCAGGGTAAAAAGCTTTATTTAATAGCGCAGAGCAAAGGCGTGATTTGCTATGGCGCGCAAACCGCATTATCAAACAAAGAATACAATACCACTGTACTGAAATCTAAATTCCCGAATGGAATTGCACAATTTACCTTGTTTAATGAATTTGGAAAACCACTAAGCGAGCGATTGGTTTTTGTTCAGCACAAAAATACCATGGCGGTAACTTTAACCAGTGCTGCAACTACTTACGGAATCAAGAAAAAGATTAAAATAAATGTGGCAGCCAAAAAAGATGGCGCTCCTGTAGAAGGTAGCTTCTCTGTAGCTGTTGTAGATGAGTCGAAGGTTCCATCAAACGAAGATGCAACCAGTACGATATTAACAGGACTATTATTAAGCAGCGATGTTAAAGGTTATATCGAAAAAGCAAATTATTACTTTAATGCACCAGATGCGAAGAAAAATGCAGATTTAGATATACTGTTACTTAGCCAGGGCTACCGCAGTTTCAAATACACTGATATTATTGCCAATAAATTACCTAAAATTGATTTCTTACCAGAACAAGGCATCGAAATTTCGGGTATTTTACGTCAGAATAACGGCATCCCGGTTAGAAAAGGAGCATTGTTATTAACCATTCCCGACAAACGTTTTAATTTAGAAACTACCACAGATCCTGTAGGGAATTTTAAGTTCCAAAACCTGGTGTTTAACGATTCATCTAAAGTGACCATTACAGCTAAGTACAATGTAAACTATAAAAACATGACTTTAAGCTTAAATGGCGCACCAGTTCCTACATTAACCAGAAATTTTAGTGCTGCCGAAGAAGTTTTAAATATAGACAGTGCTTTAACCAGTTATTTAGATAACAGCAAAAGACAATACGCTTATCTACATACTTTAAAAGATGTAACCATTAAAGCTGCAGTGGTTCCTAAAGTAAGTCATAAGGATTACCCGGCATTAAGCGGTCTTAGCCAAATGGCTGATCACGAGGTTAGCGGCGATAGATTAAAAGGTTGTGGTTTACTGATTAACTGTTTACAGGGCATGTTGGCTGGTGTTACTTTTGCAGATAACAATTTCTATGTAAGCAGAGATTATAACCAGGGCAAAAAAATCCCGATGGGTATTTTTATTAACGGGATGAATGTAGATGTAAACCAGATTAATACTTTAGACGCCAACCAGATCGAATCGGTTGAGGTATTTTTAAGAGACGAATTAGGCTTGGTAAACCGTGCAAATAATGTAAACGGGGTTATCGTATTCAACCAAAAGAAAGCACCTAAAGGCACTAAAATATCCAAAGCGCAGTTGATGGATATGCTGCCAAAATACTACGAGTTGACCTTTTCACCACAGGGTTATAACAAAGAAAAACAATTCTATTCTCCAAAATACGATGTACCTGCCAGCATGAACCGTAATGATTTAAGAACCACCATTTATTGGAATCCAAAAGTGGTAACTGATGCAACAGGTAATTCTTCGTTCGAATATTACAATGCAGATGGTAAAGGACAGTATAAAGTGATTATCGAAGGTATAGATGCCAACGGAAATTTAGGAAGATCGGTATTTAAATATCTTGTTAAATAG
- a CDS encoding DUF4249 domain-containing protein → MKKLIIYFSLFAFCLTGCKKIIQIDTENADPQLVIEGRINDQLIDQKIKISKTIGYTETNVFPKISGASVTVTDNKGNTYVFKESTTPGTYINKMKGVPGVTYNLNVTAEGQTYTASSKMPNVVKMDSIGVIKNFFFGRERKTAAVFFKDPANETNFYHFNLYVNDVLSERFYVNNDRLTNGNDLRIQLFFKPPTNDHDSDELNSNDKIKIEMESIDSNVFDYWYALSQQSNRGPNQGTTPANPTSNISNQALGYFSANTYQVLSATVK, encoded by the coding sequence ATGAAAAAACTGATTATATACTTTTCGCTGTTCGCTTTCTGTTTAACAGGTTGCAAGAAAATTATTCAAATTGACACTGAAAATGCCGATCCTCAGCTCGTAATTGAAGGTAGAATTAATGATCAACTGATTGATCAGAAGATTAAGATCAGCAAAACCATCGGTTACACCGAAACCAATGTTTTTCCGAAAATTTCGGGAGCAAGCGTAACTGTAACCGATAATAAGGGGAATACTTATGTTTTTAAAGAAAGTACAACACCAGGAACCTATATCAATAAAATGAAAGGCGTACCCGGCGTTACCTATAATTTAAATGTTACTGCCGAAGGGCAAACTTATACGGCCAGTTCGAAAATGCCCAATGTGGTTAAAATGGATTCGATAGGCGTGATTAAAAACTTTTTCTTTGGGAGAGAGCGTAAAACTGCTGCTGTATTTTTTAAAGATCCTGCCAACGAAACTAATTTTTATCATTTTAACCTGTATGTTAATGATGTTTTATCAGAGCGTTTTTATGTAAATAATGATCGTTTAACAAATGGAAACGACTTAAGGATCCAGTTATTTTTTAAACCTCCTACTAACGACCACGACAGTGATGAGTTGAACTCGAACGATAAGATTAAAATAGAAATGGAGAGTATCGATTCCAACGTTTTTGATTACTGGTATGCTTTAAGCCAGCAATCTAACCGTGGGCCAAATCAGGGTACTACACCAGCTAACCCAACTTCCAATATTTCTAATCAGGCACTGGGTTATTTCAGCGCCAACACTTATCAGGTACTATCAGCGACTGTGAAATAG